The following proteins are encoded in a genomic region of Archocentrus centrarchus isolate MPI-CPG fArcCen1 unplaced genomic scaffold, fArcCen1 scaffold_24_ctg1, whole genome shotgun sequence:
- the LOC115775772 gene encoding uncharacterized protein LOC115775772 isoform X3, whose product MVTTLDLEEIPVPEYDTTEPQQEPGPVCGTESCVELFNSKELRAVKTENKRLLERITDLQRSLGVCKRVAAGLHKEPSVLAQPVLHPVRRRVAEADSRKTTTRYLLYGYLAAYWACMSGHRPSVFTNMKEDEVVASEKKLTDQGVLIRVADHKTTVRFGEANLAVTRAEFDWIRRLLAIKRTMRSRNRSVLFTLGKHPFKNVNRYLQMAWDEMGLKGEINFTLIRTALADGVNMLYRDLEGESISQFGHYLSRRRSLTGRCSLFDDGAVCPACPKTNGTTIVTMDANFGLVRKQSAGTSVAEPLHGNSMFVNDADVEEYHHILIAPNQLSNFKAGNLLRSQSQQKKTRCNWNIWSCMLS is encoded by the exons ATGGTCACAACTTTGGACCTGGAAGAGATACCGGTTCCCGAATATGACACAACAGAACCCCAGCAGGAGCCTGGGCCCGTCTGTGGGACGGAATCTTGTGTTGAACTTTTTAACAG CAAAGAGCTGCGGGCcgtgaaaacagaaaacaagcgTCTGCTTGAGAGGATCACCGACCTACAGCGGAGCTTAGGTGTGTGCAAGAGGGTGGCGGCGGGGCTGCACAAGGAACCCTCTGTGTTGGCTCAGCCAGTTCTTCATCCG GTGCGAAGGCGGGTGGCGGAGGCTGACTCCAGAAAAACAACCACCCGCTACCTCTTGTATGGGTACCTGGCCGCGTACTGGGCCTGTATGAGCGGCCACAGGCCCAGCGTCTTCACTAATATGAAGGAGGACGAGGTTGTCGCCTCGGAGAAAAAACTGACAGACCAGGGAGTCCTCATTAGG GTGGCTGACCACAAGACCACCGTCAGGTTCGGGGAGGCGAACCTGGCTGTGACTCGTGCTGAATTTGACTGGATCAGGCGTCTTCTGGCTATAAAGCGTACCATGAGGTCCAGAAATCGCTCCGTCCTGTTCACTCTGGGCAAGCATCCTTTCAAAAACGTGAACAGGTACCTCCAGATGGCGTGGGACGAAATGGGCCTAAAGGGGGAAATTAACTTCACCCTCATCAGGACGGCCCTGGCAGATGGA GTTAACATGCTGTACAGGGACCTGGAGGGAGAGTCAATTTCCCAGTTTGGTCACTACCTCTCCAGACGCAGAAGCTTAACTGGTCGTTGTAGCCTATTTGATGATGGGGCAGTATGCCCAGCATGTCCAAAG acTAATGGCACAACGATCGTGACCATGGATGCCAACTTTGGCCTGGTAAGAAAACAGAGTGCTGGAACGAGTGTGGCTGAACCCTTGCATGGGAAcagcatgtttgtgaatgaCGCAGATGTAGAGGAATATCATCACATCCTGATAGCTCCAAACCAGCTGAG CAACTTCAAAGCTGGAAATTTACTTCGGTCCCAAAGCCAGCAAAAGAAAACTAGATGTAACTGGAATATTTGGAGCTGCATGTTGTCATGA
- the LOC115775772 gene encoding uncharacterized protein LOC115775772 isoform X2, with the protein MVTTLDLEEIPVPEYDTTEPQQEPGPVCGTESCVELFNSKELRAVKTENKRLLERITDLQRSLGVCKRVAAGLHKEPSVLAQPVLHPVRRRVAEADSRKTTTRYLLYGYLAAYWACMSGHRPSVFTNMKEDEVVASEKKLTDQGVLIRVADHKTTVRFGEANLAVTRAEFDWIRRLLAIKRTMRSRNRSVLFTLGKHPFKNVNRYLQMAWDEMGLKGEINFTLIRTALADGVNMLYRDLEGESISQFGHYLSRRRSLTGRCSLFDDGAVCPACPKTNGTTIVTMDANFGLVRKQSAGTSVAEPLHGNSMFVNDADVEEYHHILIAPNQLRPAYPMYIISELVKRYQSKNIHLHFIYNIACVLSSHMHKNGEGVPQGISLVVPAFHVYGHKLQC; encoded by the exons ATGGTCACAACTTTGGACCTGGAAGAGATACCGGTTCCCGAATATGACACAACAGAACCCCAGCAGGAGCCTGGGCCCGTCTGTGGGACGGAATCTTGTGTTGAACTTTTTAACAG CAAAGAGCTGCGGGCcgtgaaaacagaaaacaagcgTCTGCTTGAGAGGATCACCGACCTACAGCGGAGCTTAGGTGTGTGCAAGAGGGTGGCGGCGGGGCTGCACAAGGAACCCTCTGTGTTGGCTCAGCCAGTTCTTCATCCG GTGCGAAGGCGGGTGGCGGAGGCTGACTCCAGAAAAACAACCACCCGCTACCTCTTGTATGGGTACCTGGCCGCGTACTGGGCCTGTATGAGCGGCCACAGGCCCAGCGTCTTCACTAATATGAAGGAGGACGAGGTTGTCGCCTCGGAGAAAAAACTGACAGACCAGGGAGTCCTCATTAGG GTGGCTGACCACAAGACCACCGTCAGGTTCGGGGAGGCGAACCTGGCTGTGACTCGTGCTGAATTTGACTGGATCAGGCGTCTTCTGGCTATAAAGCGTACCATGAGGTCCAGAAATCGCTCCGTCCTGTTCACTCTGGGCAAGCATCCTTTCAAAAACGTGAACAGGTACCTCCAGATGGCGTGGGACGAAATGGGCCTAAAGGGGGAAATTAACTTCACCCTCATCAGGACGGCCCTGGCAGATGGA GTTAACATGCTGTACAGGGACCTGGAGGGAGAGTCAATTTCCCAGTTTGGTCACTACCTCTCCAGACGCAGAAGCTTAACTGGTCGTTGTAGCCTATTTGATGATGGGGCAGTATGCCCAGCATGTCCAAAG acTAATGGCACAACGATCGTGACCATGGATGCCAACTTTGGCCTGGTAAGAAAACAGAGTGCTGGAACGAGTGTGGCTGAACCCTTGCATGGGAAcagcatgtttgtgaatgaCGCAGATGTAGAGGAATATCATCACATCCTGATAGCTCCAAACCAGCTGAG gccAGCATATCCAATGTATATCATCAGTGAGCTGGTGAAAAGATACCAGAGCAAGAACATCCATCTGCATTTCATATACAACATTGCATGTGTGCTGTCCTCGCATATGCAT AAAAACGGAGAAGGAGTACCACAAGGTATTTCCCTGGTTGTACCAGCATTTCATGTTTATGGGCATAAACTGCAGTGCTAG
- the LOC115775772 gene encoding uncharacterized protein LOC115775772 isoform X1 — MVTTLDLEEIPVPEYDTTEPQQEPGPVCGTESCVELFNSKELRAVKTENKRLLERITDLQRSLGVCKRVAAGLHKEPSVLAQPVLHPVRRRVAEADSRKTTTRYLLYGYLAAYWACMSGHRPSVFTNMKEDEVVASEKKLTDQGVLIRVADHKTTVRFGEANLAVTRAEFDWIRRLLAIKRTMRSRNRSVLFTLGKHPFKNVNRYLQMAWDEMGLKGEINFTLIRTALADGVNMLYRDLEGESISQFGHYLSRRRSLTGRCSLFDDGAVCPACPKTNGTTIVTMDANFGLVRKQSAGTSVAEPLHGNSMFVNDADVEEYHHILIAPNQLRPAYPMYIISELVKRYQSKNIHLHFIYNIACVLSSHMHKNGEGVPQDHVQHTKASWVRTNRWRRHGEVTVLSEKIFTSHKRDDSIPSA; from the exons ATGGTCACAACTTTGGACCTGGAAGAGATACCGGTTCCCGAATATGACACAACAGAACCCCAGCAGGAGCCTGGGCCCGTCTGTGGGACGGAATCTTGTGTTGAACTTTTTAACAG CAAAGAGCTGCGGGCcgtgaaaacagaaaacaagcgTCTGCTTGAGAGGATCACCGACCTACAGCGGAGCTTAGGTGTGTGCAAGAGGGTGGCGGCGGGGCTGCACAAGGAACCCTCTGTGTTGGCTCAGCCAGTTCTTCATCCG GTGCGAAGGCGGGTGGCGGAGGCTGACTCCAGAAAAACAACCACCCGCTACCTCTTGTATGGGTACCTGGCCGCGTACTGGGCCTGTATGAGCGGCCACAGGCCCAGCGTCTTCACTAATATGAAGGAGGACGAGGTTGTCGCCTCGGAGAAAAAACTGACAGACCAGGGAGTCCTCATTAGG GTGGCTGACCACAAGACCACCGTCAGGTTCGGGGAGGCGAACCTGGCTGTGACTCGTGCTGAATTTGACTGGATCAGGCGTCTTCTGGCTATAAAGCGTACCATGAGGTCCAGAAATCGCTCCGTCCTGTTCACTCTGGGCAAGCATCCTTTCAAAAACGTGAACAGGTACCTCCAGATGGCGTGGGACGAAATGGGCCTAAAGGGGGAAATTAACTTCACCCTCATCAGGACGGCCCTGGCAGATGGA GTTAACATGCTGTACAGGGACCTGGAGGGAGAGTCAATTTCCCAGTTTGGTCACTACCTCTCCAGACGCAGAAGCTTAACTGGTCGTTGTAGCCTATTTGATGATGGGGCAGTATGCCCAGCATGTCCAAAG acTAATGGCACAACGATCGTGACCATGGATGCCAACTTTGGCCTGGTAAGAAAACAGAGTGCTGGAACGAGTGTGGCTGAACCCTTGCATGGGAAcagcatgtttgtgaatgaCGCAGATGTAGAGGAATATCATCACATCCTGATAGCTCCAAACCAGCTGAG gccAGCATATCCAATGTATATCATCAGTGAGCTGGTGAAAAGATACCAGAGCAAGAACATCCATCTGCATTTCATATACAACATTGCATGTGTGCTGTCCTCGCATATGCAT AAAAACGGAGAAGGAGTACCACAAG ATCATGTACAGCACACGAAGGCTTCATGGGTTCGGACTAACAGATGGAGAAGGCACGGAGAGGTTACGGTCCTTTCTGAGAAGATTTTCACGAGTCACAAAAGAGATGACTCCATCCCATCGGCTTGA